From the Candidatus Hydrogenedentota bacterium genome, one window contains:
- a CDS encoding polysaccharide export protein, with translation MRRFSGWAELVCGSTLSAAAVLICVAVSFGCATTPEPSESFPVAQDPVLLLKPGDVLQVKFLYWPELNEEGQTIRPDGRISLQLVGEVVAEGKEPEVLRQELLGLYKDKLLQPEISVVVRSLDSHRVYVGGEVLAPGLVPVNGRLTALEAIMQAGGPRKESSKLSTVVIVRQQDGQQYATTLDLRNALESPQSSSFELAPRDIVYVPRTAIDRVDQWVDKYINQIIPRSVHANFTFTKDLDSGNNSDNGARAAQLLSNVNSNAIGTLGDLSSVTQ, from the coding sequence ATGCGCCGGTTTTCAGGGTGGGCTGAACTGGTCTGCGGGTCGACCCTATCTGCCGCGGCAGTGCTCATATGCGTAGCGGTTAGTTTTGGTTGCGCGACAACCCCCGAGCCTTCGGAATCGTTCCCTGTTGCACAAGATCCCGTGTTGTTGCTGAAGCCGGGAGACGTGCTTCAGGTGAAGTTTCTGTATTGGCCTGAGTTGAATGAGGAAGGTCAAACAATCCGTCCCGACGGCCGGATTTCTCTGCAATTGGTGGGAGAAGTCGTCGCGGAAGGCAAAGAGCCAGAGGTTCTGCGCCAAGAGTTGTTGGGATTGTACAAGGACAAGCTCCTCCAGCCGGAGATTTCGGTGGTTGTGCGTTCGCTCGACAGCCATCGCGTATACGTTGGCGGTGAAGTGCTCGCGCCGGGTCTCGTGCCGGTAAACGGCAGACTCACGGCGCTTGAGGCCATTATGCAGGCAGGCGGTCCAAGGAAGGAAAGCTCCAAGCTCAGTACGGTGGTCATTGTCAGGCAACAAGACGGCCAGCAGTACGCCACCACGCTCGATTTACGCAACGCCCTTGAATCGCCGCAGTCGTCGTCGTTCGAATTGGCGCCGCGCGATATCGTGTACGTTCCGCGCACCGCCATCGATCGCGTTGACCAGTGGGTGGACAAATACATCAACCAGATCATCCCGCGGTCGGTTCACGCGAACTTCACGTTCACCAAGGACTTGGATTCCGGCAACAACTCCGATAACGGCGCTAGAGCGGCTCAACTTCTCTCCAACGTGAACTCCAACGCAATCGGAACCCTGGGAGACCTGTCATCAGTAACGCAATAG
- a CDS encoding SDR family oxidoreductase, with amino-acid sequence MSTVNLVTGGAGFIGSHLCEELLKRGEQVLCLDNFFTGRKANIEHLMENPHFELIRHDVTQPILLEVDRIYNLACPASPVHYQYNPVKTVKTNVMGALNMLGLAKRVKARILQASTSEVYGDPKVHPQPESYWGNVNTVGIRSCYDEGKRVTETLFFDYHRQNGVDIRVVRIFNTYGPKMLVNDGRVVSNFIVQALRGEPITIYGDGSQTRSFCFVTDLVDGIIRMMNAQNFTGPVNLGNPGEFTIHELADEVLRLTGSKSKLDFKPLPADDPTRRQPDITLAKQRLEWEPKIPLREGLPLTIEYFQKRLRS; translated from the coding sequence ATGTCTACGGTCAATCTAGTTACCGGCGGGGCCGGTTTCATTGGGTCTCATCTTTGCGAAGAGCTGCTCAAACGCGGTGAGCAGGTGCTTTGCCTGGACAATTTTTTCACCGGGCGAAAAGCGAACATAGAGCACTTGATGGAGAATCCGCATTTTGAGCTAATTCGACACGACGTAACGCAGCCTATCCTTCTCGAAGTGGATCGCATCTACAATCTCGCGTGCCCCGCATCGCCCGTCCACTACCAGTACAATCCCGTGAAAACGGTGAAGACGAATGTGATGGGTGCGCTTAATATGCTTGGTTTGGCCAAACGTGTGAAGGCAAGGATACTCCAGGCTTCGACGTCGGAAGTCTACGGCGATCCGAAAGTCCATCCGCAACCCGAATCGTACTGGGGCAACGTAAACACGGTCGGAATTCGAAGCTGCTACGACGAAGGAAAGCGCGTAACGGAAACGCTTTTCTTCGATTACCACCGGCAGAACGGAGTCGATATTCGCGTGGTGCGCATCTTCAATACGTACGGCCCCAAAATGCTGGTAAACGATGGGCGCGTGGTGAGCAATTTCATCGTACAAGCGCTGCGCGGAGAACCCATCACGATATACGGTGATGGCAGCCAAACGCGTTCGTTCTGTTTTGTTACCGATCTGGTGGACGGCATCATTCGAATGATGAACGCACAGAATTTCACCGGACCCGTGAACCTCGGCAATCCAGGAGAATTCACGATTCATGAGCTTGCGGACGAGGTGCTTCGTTTGACGGGAAGCAAGTCCAAATTGGATTTCAAACCGCTTCCCGCCGATGATCCGACTCGTCGGCAGCCCGACATCACGCTTGCGAAGCAACGCTTGGAATGGGAACCGAAGATACCGTTGCGAGAAGGTCTACCGCTCACAATCGAGTACTTTCAAAAACGGCTTCGCTCTTAA